The following proteins are co-located in the bacterium genome:
- a CDS encoding Fic family protein: MDSKPDSKPAKKPDKTNEIADRGETVGLMEPLVISEDSRHRTDLTDLAVELASKSTGFRRSLPKGVYSALAKLVRSMNCYYSNLIEGHVTHPVEIERAMKEDYSSELVKRNLQLEAKAHIAVQKWIDEGGLKARSSSKEGICETHRRFCEDLPEELLWVEDPEKKERVKITPGELRHRDVNVGGHIAVSPGAVPRFLNRFENAYKNLGKTDSILAVPAAHHRLLWIHPFMDGNGRVARLMSYARLLETLDTGGVWSIARGLARNVTEYKSMLIACDSERRNDLDGRGYLSEEALAKFSQFFLKTCIDQVAFMEGLVQPQKLRDRILIWTEEEIRIDALHPKSGKVLEAILYRGELPRGEVATLLGVSDRQARRVTSTLLDREIIVSGSSRAPLQLAFPARLASRWMPGLFPEQTE, translated from the coding sequence ATGGATTCAAAACCGGACAGCAAACCGGCCAAAAAACCGGACAAAACCAACGAAATCGCGGACCGGGGTGAAACTGTAGGCCTGATGGAGCCGCTTGTCATTAGCGAGGACTCCAGACACAGAACAGATCTCACGGATCTGGCGGTTGAGCTCGCATCCAAATCGACCGGATTTCGGCGCAGTTTACCCAAAGGTGTGTATTCGGCGTTGGCAAAGCTGGTCCGCTCAATGAACTGTTATTACAGCAATCTGATCGAAGGCCATGTTACACACCCGGTGGAAATAGAACGCGCAATGAAGGAAGACTACAGTTCAGAGCTTGTAAAACGCAATCTACAGCTTGAAGCAAAGGCTCATATCGCTGTACAAAAATGGATCGATGAAGGCGGTCTTAAAGCTCGCTCATCAAGCAAGGAAGGAATTTGCGAGACCCATCGCCGTTTCTGTGAAGATCTGCCTGAAGAACTCCTCTGGGTCGAAGACCCTGAAAAGAAGGAACGCGTCAAAATCACTCCGGGAGAACTGCGCCACCGAGACGTGAACGTTGGCGGACATATTGCTGTGAGCCCAGGTGCCGTTCCGCGATTTCTGAATCGCTTTGAAAACGCTTACAAAAACCTCGGAAAGACTGACAGCATTTTAGCCGTCCCGGCTGCCCACCACAGGCTTTTGTGGATCCACCCATTTATGGATGGCAACGGGCGCGTTGCACGTCTCATGTCATATGCGAGATTGCTGGAAACGCTGGACACGGGCGGCGTGTGGTCCATCGCGAGAGGATTAGCGCGCAACGTCACCGAGTATAAGAGTATGTTGATCGCCTGCGATTCTGAACGTCGAAACGATCTCGATGGTCGAGGTTACCTTAGCGAGGAAGCTCTGGCAAAGTTTTCACAATTCTTTCTGAAAACGTGCATTGATCAGGTAGCGTTCATGGAAGGGTTGGTGCAGCCGCAAAAATTGCGGGATCGCATATTAATCTGGACAGAGGAAGAAATCAGGATCGATGCGCTGCATCCTAAATCAGGGAAGGTTCTTGAAGCCATTCTATATCGCGGGGAGCTGCCACGAGGCGAAGTTGCAACGCTGCTCGGTGTCAGTGACCGGCAGGCCCGCAGGGTAACTTCTACTCTCCTTGACCGGGAGATCATCGTATCTGGCAGCTCCCGTGCTCCATTGCAGCTGGCCTTCCCTGCCAGACTCGCATCACGTTGGATGCCAGGGTTGTTCCCGGAGCAAACGGAATAA
- a CDS encoding alpha/beta hydrolase, protein MAEEVAVLLHGIANIPLSMKYLENSLEKAGYQVYNLGYPSTEVSIEAAAAGIREKVDALGEGHRINFVGHSMGNLVIRMVLGKDLPGLGRVVMIAPPNKGSFMAERLEHLGIYRWIFGPAGQELPTENKVFFESLPVPKCEFGIIAGGRGAEGGYNPLLEGDDDGTVRVEETKLPGAADFTLVHNTHTLILFDNETVEQTISFLKTGRFKKQKEEGGRKKEE, encoded by the coding sequence ATGGCCGAAGAAGTGGCGGTTCTCCTCCACGGTATCGCCAATATCCCCTTGTCCATGAAATACCTCGAGAACAGCCTCGAAAAGGCGGGCTACCAGGTCTACAACCTCGGTTACCCGAGCACAGAGGTGTCCATTGAGGCCGCGGCAGCAGGCATCCGCGAAAAGGTGGACGCTTTGGGTGAGGGCCATCGCATCAATTTCGTGGGCCACAGCATGGGAAACCTGGTCATCCGGATGGTGCTTGGGAAGGACCTCCCCGGGTTGGGCAGGGTCGTTATGATCGCTCCACCGAACAAGGGCTCATTCATGGCAGAGCGCCTGGAGCATCTGGGTATCTACAGATGGATCTTCGGGCCAGCCGGCCAGGAGCTGCCCACTGAAAATAAAGTTTTTTTTGAGAGCCTGCCTGTCCCGAAATGCGAGTTCGGGATCATCGCGGGCGGGCGGGGGGCGGAGGGCGGCTACAACCCCCTTCTCGAAGGGGACGATGACGGGACCGTTCGGGTGGAGGAGACGAAACTGCCCGGAGCTGCCGATTTCACCCTGGTGCACAACACCCACACGCTCATACTTTTTGATAACGAGACTGTAGAGCAGACGATATCGTTTCTTAAAACGGGCCGTTTTAAGAAACAGAAGGAGGAAGGAGGAAGGAAGAAGGAGGAATAG
- a CDS encoding ATP-binding protein: protein MTFHRSGGTNDYKNGRDSLSSPDHRLGALASIAARIGVYQDTRRLAREAMQAIADILPIKAAFFLLSDSNTNSLVFHEGYNLPVEETQRLHTLISWDDCIEGEVVRGEKSILIEDVSTETRAIHYQEGSMSLGLVPLLIQERAIGVLSVTTAAPHKLDQSDMEFLLTLGSQLGIYLENARLLEELKESNKQLLLQNQDLEELLSVISHDLRSPLATIGGYASLMIKKGEELKSEERIAFAETIFRKTKETSRRFDDLLAVFKTAISQKDEAPEELDSRVAIEEALEEAGQDQNTQRFTIEIPDHLPRLLGYYTHLLHLFTNIFSNSFKFIGAQEEPRITVDYEKVTAADEINHRFLVTDNGMGISADYIANIFRPFTRVPGVEDISGTGVGLASVQRIVRSHKGTVDIVSTEGEGTTITFALPWKEVEKTVESEA from the coding sequence GTGACTTTCCACAGATCAGGCGGCACTAACGACTACAAGAATGGTCGGGACAGCCTCAGCTCTCCCGACCACCGTCTGGGGGCCCTGGCGAGCATTGCGGCCCGCATAGGGGTTTACCAGGACACCCGCCGCCTGGCACGGGAGGCGATGCAGGCAATAGCAGACATTCTGCCCATCAAGGCGGCTTTCTTTCTTCTGTCAGACAGCAACACCAATTCTCTTGTTTTTCATGAAGGATACAACCTTCCTGTGGAGGAGACCCAGCGCCTTCATACCCTTATCAGCTGGGACGATTGCATTGAGGGAGAGGTGGTTCGTGGGGAAAAATCCATCCTCATAGAGGATGTGTCAACCGAGACGCGGGCCATCCACTACCAGGAGGGGTCCATGTCCCTGGGACTTGTCCCCCTTCTGATCCAGGAACGCGCCATCGGCGTTCTGTCGGTCACCACCGCTGCACCTCACAAGCTGGATCAGTCCGACATGGAGTTTCTTCTCACTCTCGGGTCACAGCTCGGGATATACCTCGAAAATGCCCGACTTCTGGAGGAACTTAAGGAGAGCAACAAACAACTCCTCCTGCAGAACCAGGATCTCGAAGAACTTCTCTCAGTCATATCCCACGACCTTCGCAGCCCTCTTGCCACCATCGGGGGATACGCCTCACTGATGATCAAAAAAGGAGAGGAGCTGAAATCTGAAGAGCGCATTGCGTTTGCTGAAACGATCTTCCGGAAGACAAAGGAGACATCCAGGAGGTTCGACGACCTCCTTGCAGTATTTAAAACTGCTATCAGTCAGAAGGATGAGGCCCCTGAGGAATTGGACAGCAGGGTCGCTATCGAAGAGGCGCTCGAGGAGGCCGGTCAGGACCAGAATACCCAGCGGTTCACTATCGAGATCCCTGACCATCTGCCGCGGCTTTTGGGGTATTACACCCATCTCCTGCACCTGTTTACCAACATCTTCTCCAACTCCTTCAAATTCATAGGTGCTCAGGAAGAGCCCCGGATCACAGTGGATTATGAAAAAGTGACAGCAGCGGATGAAATAAACCATCGGTTCCTGGTCACAGATAACGGGATGGGCATTTCGGCTGATTATATCGCCAACATATTCAGACCCTTTACACGGGTCCCTGGCGTGGAAGATATTTCCGGTACCGGGGTCGGGCTGGCTTCGGTGCAGAGGATCGTCCGCAGTCACAAAGGGACCGTGGATATTGTGAGTACGGAAGGAGAAGGTACGACTATAACCTTTGCACTGCCGTGGAAAGAAGTGGAAAAAACCGTGGAGAGTGAAGCGTAG
- a CDS encoding LytR C-terminal domain-containing protein, protein MPGKRIAAFVLMTSLFILPSTSSAKYTYQGSASQPLATIDPVVPGQVFKVWKPEAIEKGRWSAGTSADFLRNTDNGDDVDVILSVTGAYGLGDRLTVGGTFPYIIRDPEFNESDLLDLKAFARYRFTGKSSKTGVGAELLASFPTAAQGGSFPLTLDTTLLKLSFAVSGAYPDWDYGLNLGYQSYLESESGDDSDLFYGAYAGWEISSVITGILEYSASTHTHSEGSLEEKNTDATALVGVKYRTSDSLTLGLGIGSGLADSFADLRTQVTLVWLPGRKKAARETTVQKTTPAEETPEKVSIPVPPRVLGGDLIAVVKPGKGDVLVQISNRSGVKGLGEKVARHLEKAGYVIPVVEEGTGDSWTGSYIYYSKGNLTPATEIKLLFARPGTLTRTQYKLKGVGVLLVLGEDLAGWSP, encoded by the coding sequence ATGCCAGGCAAAAGGATAGCGGCCTTTGTTCTAATGACCTCCCTGTTCATTTTACCTTCCACATCCTCAGCCAAATACACCTACCAGGGCAGTGCTTCTCAGCCCCTTGCCACGATCGATCCTGTTGTCCCTGGGCAAGTCTTCAAAGTCTGGAAACCGGAGGCAATAGAAAAGGGGCGCTGGTCTGCAGGTACCTCAGCCGACTTTCTCCGCAACACTGACAACGGCGATGATGTGGACGTGATCCTCTCCGTGACCGGCGCCTACGGCCTTGGCGACCGGCTGACAGTTGGCGGTACATTTCCCTACATCATTCGTGACCCTGAATTCAACGAGTCTGACCTTCTGGATCTGAAGGCTTTCGCCAGGTACAGGTTTACCGGGAAGAGCTCAAAAACAGGGGTGGGTGCCGAGCTTCTTGCAAGTTTCCCCACAGCAGCCCAGGGGGGCTCTTTCCCGTTGACTCTCGACACGACCCTGCTGAAACTTTCCTTTGCGGTATCGGGCGCCTACCCGGATTGGGACTACGGCCTTAACCTGGGCTATCAGTCCTATCTTGAATCGGAATCCGGTGATGACAGCGACCTGTTTTACGGAGCCTACGCGGGGTGGGAGATATCTTCTGTTATCACAGGTATTCTGGAGTATTCTGCTTCCACGCACACCCATTCCGAAGGCTCTCTGGAAGAAAAAAATACGGATGCAACCGCCCTTGTTGGTGTCAAATACCGGACCAGTGACAGCCTCACTTTGGGGCTCGGCATCGGGAGCGGCCTGGCCGATTCTTTCGCTGACCTCAGGACACAGGTTACTCTGGTGTGGCTCCCAGGCCGGAAAAAAGCCGCCCGGGAAACCACCGTACAAAAGACTACACCAGCTGAAGAGACTCCAGAGAAGGTCTCCATACCGGTACCCCCACGGGTCCTCGGTGGAGATCTCATCGCGGTTGTAAAACCGGGCAAGGGAGATGTCCTGGTGCAGATATCAAACCGCAGCGGTGTCAAAGGGCTTGGAGAAAAGGTAGCCAGGCATCTTGAAAAGGCCGGCTATGTGATACCGGTGGTGGAGGAAGGTACCGGGGATAGCTGGACGGGGTCTTACATCTATTACAGCAAGGGAAACCTCACACCGGCCACAGAGATCAAACTGCTTTTCGCCCGGCCTGGCACCCTGACCCGGACACAATATAAATTGAAAGGGGTGGGTGTACTGCTTGTTCTGGGTGAGGATCTTGCAGGATGGAGTCCGTAG
- a CDS encoding SGNH/GDSL hydrolase family protein, which produces MSRKVYVAFGDSITDGYGVPRGFVSFLTEQISIIRPDLNLLTINAGMSGDTSQGGLYRLGRDVIEHQPDLVTINFGVNDAFSGISPVQFSDNLRNMASRLLGAGCHRLLMLSCEAIPEDWAEKQVLPYWEAMKVVAEEVGCVYADVHGRWVEEIRGGRSESDLIISGDLHPNEEGHRLIADAVFEAMESSGFLQGF; this is translated from the coding sequence ATGTCACGCAAGGTCTATGTAGCTTTTGGGGATTCCATCACCGACGGATATGGTGTTCCCAGGGGCTTTGTTTCCTTTCTCACCGAGCAAATATCAATAATCCGACCTGATCTGAACCTGTTGACCATCAATGCCGGCATGAGCGGCGATACAAGCCAAGGGGGCCTGTACCGCCTGGGACGGGATGTCATCGAGCACCAGCCCGATCTGGTGACAATTAATTTCGGGGTCAACGACGCCTTCTCAGGAATATCTCCGGTTCAGTTCTCAGACAACCTTCGTAATATGGCATCCCGTTTATTGGGCGCCGGTTGCCACAGGCTTCTCATGCTCTCCTGCGAGGCGATCCCCGAAGATTGGGCGGAGAAGCAGGTCCTGCCCTACTGGGAAGCCATGAAGGTAGTGGCTGAGGAGGTGGGGTGTGTATACGCTGATGTTCACGGTCGATGGGTTGAGGAGATAAGGGGAGGTCGGTCTGAGAGCGATCTGATCATTTCAGGCGATCTGCACCCCAATGAAGAAGGGCACAGACTTATTGCTGATGCGGTATTTGAGGCGATGGAGAGTAGTGGATTTTTACAAGGGTTTTAA
- a CDS encoding carbonic anhydrase encodes MKGSEVLEKILSGNKRFVQGERTGVCNPVDVDLGAMLHFQSPIAAVLSCSDSRVPPEHVLDKKIGEIFVVRVAGKVPGSSVIGSLEYAVLNLKVPLLLVLGHENCGAVQAALEGKGDELGGALGGIIRELEPVVKPSLRKGEDVAEVMHEAVSATVRYTMARILELSPVIDAAVRKGELLVKGAIYSLSTSEVTVLDEEG; translated from the coding sequence ATGAAAGGTTCAGAAGTACTGGAAAAAATTCTGAGCGGAAACAAGCGTTTTGTGCAGGGGGAAAGGACCGGTGTCTGCAATCCCGTGGATGTAGACCTGGGGGCCATGCTCCACTTCCAGAGCCCCATCGCAGCTGTTCTAAGCTGTTCGGACTCCCGAGTTCCACCAGAACATGTGCTTGATAAGAAGATCGGTGAGATATTCGTTGTAAGGGTCGCCGGCAAGGTGCCAGGGTCATCGGTAATAGGCAGCCTGGAATACGCGGTTTTGAACTTAAAGGTTCCCCTTCTCCTTGTTCTGGGCCATGAGAATTGTGGTGCTGTTCAGGCTGCCCTGGAAGGTAAGGGGGATGAATTGGGGGGAGCGCTTGGTGGAATTATCAGGGAGCTCGAGCCTGTGGTCAAGCCATCCCTTAGGAAGGGAGAAGATGTCGCCGAAGTTATGCACGAAGCGGTGTCTGCCACTGTCCGATACACGATGGCCAGGATCCTCGAACTTTCTCCTGTTATTGACGCCGCTGTTCGGAAGGGTGAACTTCTGGTCAAGGGGGCCATATACTCCCTGTCAACAAGTGAGGTAACGGTCCTGGACGAGGAAGGGTAA
- a CDS encoding YfcE family phosphodiesterase, which produces MLLAVMGDSHDNRDAFKDAVKLSVDKGAKTLFHTGDLISSFMLEILYDFPGRIYLVKGNNDGDPLAVSRTIPQECPQVKEYGGFIIVDFDEFRVAMTHYPENARAHAMAGDFDFVFYGHTHEYSEKMVGETLLLNPGDIMGLKEDPSFCLVESDTKEVKRLFI; this is translated from the coding sequence ATGCTTTTGGCTGTTATGGGTGACAGTCACGATAACCGTGACGCGTTCAAAGATGCTGTGAAGCTGTCGGTGGATAAGGGAGCAAAAACCCTCTTTCACACCGGCGACCTGATCTCGTCCTTCATGCTGGAAATTCTGTACGATTTTCCCGGCCGGATCTATCTTGTCAAAGGCAACAACGACGGTGATCCTCTCGCTGTTTCTCGTACTATTCCCCAGGAGTGCCCCCAGGTTAAGGAGTACGGTGGTTTCATCATTGTGGATTTCGATGAGTTCCGTGTGGCCATGACCCATTATCCGGAGAACGCCCGCGCCCACGCCATGGCCGGAGATTTTGACTTTGTGTTTTACGGCCACACTCACGAATATTCCGAGAAGATGGTGGGGGAAACCCTGCTGCTTAACCCCGGAGATATCATGGGGCTAAAGGAAGATCCATCCTTCTGCCTTGTGGAAAGCGATACGAAAGAGGTAAAGAGGCTCTTTATATAA
- a CDS encoding GIY-YIG nuclease family protein produces MSLSQTFYVYILRCFDRSLYVGHTINLKNRLYWHRCGFTSRYTAVRLSVRLVYTGPLRPLGGPLGSG; encoded by the coding sequence ATGTCACTTTCACAGACCTTTTACGTATACATCCTGCGCTGTTTTGACCGTTCACTCTATGTCGGTCACACCATCAATTTGAAGAACCGTCTTTACTGGCACCGCTGCGGGTTCACATCCCGATACACGGCGGTACGTTTATCTGTGCGGTTGGTCTATACAGGCCCCTTGAGGCCCCTTGGGGGCCCCTTGGGGTCAGGATAG